In a genomic window of bacterium:
- a CDS encoding Maf family protein: MKGNSNMYHQLILASSSPQRKKLLEQIGIEVTLIPPEISEVRDEGMTIEDWVCKLALVKAENVAKKFRAGIVLGADTVVALGDKIFGKPRNDEEAKKMLGELSGTTHRVITGIALIDTFTKNTLVESVTTEVTMKKLSEPQIAGYVITKEPLDKAGGLCIQGRGAQFIEKINGCYTNVIGLPLAKLTDMLAQLPSKQPSGFERKRVDLLKDARELFPI, translated from the coding sequence ATGAAAGGGAATTCTAATATGTATCATCAGTTAATTTTAGCCTCTTCTTCACCTCAACGGAAAAAACTATTAGAACAGATTGGGATTGAGGTAACACTAATCCCTCCAGAGATATCTGAGGTAAGGGACGAAGGTATGACCATTGAGGACTGGGTCTGTAAATTAGCTTTAGTCAAGGCTGAAAATGTAGCTAAAAAGTTTAGAGCCGGAATAGTGCTTGGTGCGGACACAGTTGTGGCTTTAGGCGATAAAATATTTGGGAAACCAAGAAATGATGAAGAAGCAAAAAAGATGTTAGGCGAATTATCCGGCACGACTCATAGGGTTATAACTGGCATAGCCCTTATTGATACCTTTACCAAAAATACCTTAGTTGAAAGCGTAACAACTGAGGTAACAATGAAAAAACTCTCTGAACCACAGATTGCCGGGTATGTAATTACCAAAGAGCCTTTAGATAAAGCAGGCGGATTGTGTATTCAAGGTCGCGGGGCTCAATTTATTGAGAAGATAAACGGATGCTATACAAATGTTATTGGTTTGCCTCTGGCTAAATTGACAGATATGTTAGCCCAACTCCCTTCAAAACAACCATCAGGTTTTGAGAGAAAGCGAGTTGATTTGCTAAAAGATGCCCGCGAACTCTTTCCAATTTAG